The nucleotide sequence AAGGTCCTCTGCTGGTTCCCTAGACAGTCAATCCTCAGCCAGCCCCGGTTGTCTTGCCAGTCTGAGCTCTATGCCACAGGCACAGAACAACCCACTCGATGAAAACAATCCTTCAAGTGGCCTGAGCCCCAGGCGCCGGCCTTCGGTCCGATCCACCTCCATCTGTGGCTGCTCCTTCAGGAAGGGCTGCTCAAGCGTTTCTgtgcttttcctttcctttcttctcactCCCCAGTTTCTGTTGTTGGGTATTAATTGGTAAAGAGAGAGGggggaaagaaaaggcaaaaatgaCTCTGGAGGGCAAGACAAGAAGAGCAGCTTGCCCCGTCAGTGACATCTTAGGTGAATGGCTGGCCCTCTCCTCCTGAGGAGCAGAGCTGCAGCAGGGCCAAGATCACTGACGCCACACCCTGGGTCCTGGGCAGATGGCCCCAGCCTGGCACCCCCTCTAGAAGGCTCCCTGGGGTAGGTCAAGTGAGGCGGGCCATGTGGATCTTCTGAGACAGCAAATCTCTCAAAGTCATAGGCAGCTGGCCCCGCAGAAACCTGAGAGTTGTCGTCTCCTTCCCCATCACCAATCAGGGCCTGCAGATCCTGCTTCTTCAGTGTATttgttctctcctcctctccatgttCACTGCCATTGTCTCAGCCTCACATCTTGTCCCTTCTTTGCTTAAACTCCTCACTGGTTCCCTACCATcttcaggataaagtccaaactcatGGCCTTTAAGACCCTTCACAAGCTGGCCCACACCTACTTTTCTAGTCTCCTTCTCCAAGCCCCCGCCCTCCCCACATATGAGTTCTCTACTCCTGTGGCCCCCGTAGCTATCTCTGGAGTAGAACTGGTTGGATCTTGCTGTAATTGTCTCTCCCAGACTGTGGGGGCAGGAGTGTTGTCTAATTTGTCTCAGTCCTTGGATTGAAGAAAAACACAAAGCCTCCAACTGGGTAATTCCTCTAACTCCTGGCTCTTCTCTCCCAGACTTTTTCAGAGGTGGGGGACCCCAACATCCCAAAAGGAACATCAAAGCTGAGAGGCCTCCATCACTCAGGCCACATCTGCCCGGGGTCCACCAAAGACTCACCTTTCTGTGGCTGGTCAGTGAGAGTAGATTAGTAAGGCCGGTTGGCATCCTTGGGCCTCTTTAGCTGGACCTTGAGCCTCTTCATGCCAATTTGAAAGCCATTCATGGCCTGAATAGCTGTCTGGGCACTGGTTGGATTGTCAAAGCTAACAAACCCTAGGGGGTGTGGACAGGGAGGTTAGCTGAGAACTCTGCCTGGCAGGGCCTCCTTTCTCTCTGATCAGccccctcttctctctgccccctTGACCCAGTTCCATTAAACATATACCCTTCCACCTTCCATCATTTgcatgtgtgcgtgcacacatgcacaccagCTCATACTTACATGGGTAAGTGGCCTGAGTTTCCTAAACGAGTGATTCTTGGAAAGACAGGAAGCAattctgagtgtgtgtgttgcAGGGCGGGCAGTGTGTTGGCTAGGGTGTTTCCCTGTCTTTCCTTGACATAGGTTGACTCTCTCCCTCCACAGCTCCCATTCTGGTCCTCTGAACTGCAGTTGGAGTTGGAGGGGATCTCTGGCCCCAGACCCAGACTCCTCCTGCCCAGGCTAGACTCTAAAGTTTGACCTGGGGGAACATCTTCTAGACACTTGACTTTCCCAGGTGAACCTGAAATAGACTTGTTCATGGTCTAGGCTTAGCCCTGTCACTGGTCTGTGACCTTGCTTTATGCCATACGGTCGGTTTCTGGGAGTCATTGACTTATGGAGGGACAATCTTAGGGTCTGTAGGGAATCTCAAAGTTAGGAGTGGGAGAGGCCCAGGGGATGGGGCTCTGCTCACCGAAACACTTGCTCTGGTTGGTGGCTCGATCCACAAAGACTTTGGCAGAGACGACGGCTCCAAAGGGTAAGAATGTCTGTATGAGTTCTGCATCACCAAACTCCTGAGGCAGGTGATAGATGAAGAGGTTACAGCCTTCGGGGCCTGCAGGAACAGTAGCAGGCTGGTTCAGGGGAGGGACCCTGAGTCCAGCCCCACCAGGCTCTGATCTCCATCCCCCTGTCCCTCACCTTCTCTTTGCTGCTGGGGCAGGGCTGAAGGCTGCTGGGGAAAAGCTGTGCTCACTGGGGCATAGGCCGACGGATAGGCTGCTGGAGACAGAGGTGGGAGTGGGCAGTGATCCCCAGGAGCCATCGCCCAAGCagggccccatctccctgaccacCTATGACCAATTCAGCCCAGGCCACGGTAACCCTCACCCCTAGAGAAGTCGTTCTGGGCCCAGGGTTTGGGGGATGGGAGGGTCGACTCCTCAGAGCAGAGCCTAAACCCCCCCCACAAATCTCTCTATTCCTTTCTGGGGCCCTTCAAACCCCCCAGGCCGCGTAGCGCCAAGTGAAACCTGCGTAGTGGTGCATCCCAGCGTAGGCCTGCTGCAGGGGGTCAGCCACGCCGGGGCTCTGGGCTGGGGAGAGAGGGGCGCGAGGCCCACGGTGAAGGCGGGCGGGCAGAGTCGGTGAGAGGCTCAGGGAgtgtgggaggtggagggaggctgTGAGAGGCAGCAGGGAACGAGGAGTGCCTTCCCGGGGAGGCCGGTTCCCCCTTCCCCCCGCTCCCCACTCCATTTCGGGGAGGTTTGAGGGGAGCGGGGGGCCCACCTGGGTAAGGGGAGAGCCCGTTATTGTAGAGAGTGTCGGAGCCCGGCTGCCCGTTGGTCTGGGGGGTCAGGGGGCCGAATCCGTTGACCCCGATGGGCGCTGGCAGACCAGGAAGCGTGCCAGGGCCGCCGCCCGGAGGGGAGCTGGCTGCTGGCGGCGAAGGTCGGAGAGTCAGGCCGCAGCCGCGCGCGgcggcccccgccccccgcccggcccccgccccAGCGCGCAGTACCTGCCGCGGGCAACAGCGGCGCGGCCACCAGGCTGAAGGCCGCCACGTGCTGCATCTGTGCCGCCACTGCGGCCACAGGGCCTAGGCCCGGGCCCTGTGCCGCCGCCAGCAGGGCCGCCTGGTGCTGCAGGATCTTTGAGAGGGAAGAAGGGCGGGTGTGGCGGGCCCAGCAGCCGGCAGCTGCCCCGCCTCCGACCCCCGGCCTGGACCCCCGCCCGCCGGGGCCGGGCACCTACCGCCGTGGTGTAGGCCCCGCAGGCCCCCAGCGGCAGCGGCGCCGGGTGGAAGGCGCCCAGCTGGCCCGCCATCTGCTGCATCCGCCGCAGCGCGCGTTCCCGGTCCGTGTCCGCCAGCTTGACCACGAGGCTGGACGAGGCGCCCTGGGTAGGGCAGGGGGGCCCGCGGTGAATGCTCcaggccccagccctggccctgggCCGAGCGCCTTGCCCATCAGGCCTTTTCCTGGGGCACAGATTGCATTTCTGGAGGAGGAGCCCGTCCCCACCCCGCTGCCCTCACCCTCGGCCCGGCGCCCGCCCTCACCGCCATGGTCCGACTGCCGTGCAGACTCTGGATGGCCGCCTGAGCTTCCCCCTGACTCCCAAACTTCACAAAGGCACAGCCTGGGGCAGGATAGAGGGATTGGGTGGCTCAGGCCACAGGGGCCAAAGGGTCATGAGGCCCtttgagaatgagacagggtgaCCAGGAAATCCCAGGGTCAGCTCAAGTCACCTTTACTGGTGCCATCGGGGCTCCGCAAGACGGTGCACTCCTCGATATGGCCGAAGGGCTGGAACAGGCGTCTGACGTCCTCCTCACCCTGCTGCTTCCCCAGCATCCCCACAAACAGCTTTCGGTCCTCTGGGGACAAATCCAGGAGTGACCTGGGGACCCTAAGTCCTCTTGGACTCCCCAGAGTAGGGGGAGGAACTCAGGAAGGTAGCTCACCAATGTCTAGTTCTGGAGAAGAGTGTAGGGAGTGAGAAGGGCCTGGGTCTACAAAGTTTTGTTTCTTTGAGGGGCAGGATGAGGTACAGACA is from Diceros bicornis minor isolate mBicDic1 chromosome 5, mDicBic1.mat.cur, whole genome shotgun sequence and encodes:
- the CELF6 gene encoding CUGBP Elav-like family member 6 — encoded protein: MAAAPGGSAPPAGPSPRLGFSTADSGVGMSGLNTGPAVPMKDHDAIKLFVGQIPRGLDEQDLKPLFEEFGRIYELTVLKDRLTGLHKGCAFLTYCARDSALKAQSALHEQKTLPGMNRPIQVKPAASEGRGEDRKLFVGMLGKQQGEEDVRRLFQPFGHIEECTVLRSPDGTSKGCAFVKFGSQGEAQAAIQSLHGSRTMAGASSSLVVKLADTDRERALRRMQQMAGQLGAFHPAPLPLGACGAYTTAILQHQAALLAAAQGPGLGPVAAVAAQMQHVAAFSLVAAPLLPAAASSPPGGGPGTLPGLPAPIGVNGFGPLTPQTNGQPGSDTLYNNGLSPYPAQSPGVADPLQQAYAGMHHYAAAYPSAYAPVSTAFPQQPSALPQQQREGPEGCNLFIYHLPQEFGDAELIQTFLPFGAVVSAKVFVDRATNQSKCFGFVSFDNPTSAQTAIQAMNGFQIGMKRLKVQLKRPKDANRPY